The following coding sequences lie in one Zingiber officinale cultivar Zhangliang chromosome 2B, Zo_v1.1, whole genome shotgun sequence genomic window:
- the LOC122047990 gene encoding protein tesmin/TSO1-like CXC 3, producing the protein MDTPERSKVAGTPISKFEDSPVFNFINNLSPIQPVEPQDSLHVTQTYQSLNFASLSSIFSSPHINPPRETRSSGRVPLTNSIKEDNASNNADESNLLLEVSDVARPSRFTTSAQENCMIACSLNEATVDPPDQCPNLPSTFPQPTQYESGSPDHNLTPCYGIKMDDKLYVDNTSVELHLIQTSVEQRKILFAMGNDVQETHSFDLTKDEAFGCDWESLISDDGEGLLIFDSSMELEAQMGEAEKSMDDDGNIFASLLTNFTENADCLQKIQPDISHGSCVHNVSNDPSSSCTEGCNMDHETDCAKKVLSDTCQDQVDIHQQRGMLRRCLVFELASVSKKNLTPSTSSSKGKRICGANNLKLKTTPLRALPGIGLHLNALATTSKDTMVTKDAPTSGKQVISIPIDPLISETTERENPTNSLSVGKDSGPEDSEGHLQIVPYDDPKDAIINNCEELTQGSPKKKRRKTQSGGDSEGCKRCNCKKSKCLKLYCECFAAGVYCSEPCSCQECVNKPVHEETVLATRKQIESRNPLAFAPKVIRTSESGLEVGDDDNRTPASARHKRGCNCKKSNCLKKYCECYQGGVGCSIGCRCEGCKNLFGRKDGTLPSAEGIDQAEKEADAYIKEDDKLEDGQQSTSIQIEHHAPGNILPATPLRSIRLPVEMPFYSSSKPPQPTRLLIGRSPALYGSHMIRKPEFVHLQTKLDNVTTILEDDDTPAILRSTATSTTGIKVSSPNGKRVSPPHTGVGLTPPNRKGCRKLILKSIPSFPSLSTDDAEH; encoded by the exons ATGGACACGCCCGAGCGGAGCAAGGTCGCCGGGACGCCGATCTCCAAGTTCGAG GATTCACCTGTTTTCAACTTCATTAATAATTTGTCTCCAATCCAGCCTGTTGAGCCACAAGATTCATTGCATGTTACACAAACGTACCAATCACTGAACTTTGCTTCTCTTTCTTCAATATTTAGTTCACCACATATCAATCCTCCAAGGGAAACTAGGTCCTCTGGAAG GGTTCCTCTCACAAACTCCATTAAAGAGGATAATGCATCGAATAATGCTGATGAAAGTAACTTATTGTTGGAGGTTTCTGATGTTGCTAGGCCATCCCGATTCACTACAAGCGCACAGGAAAATTGCATGATAGCATGTTCACTCAATGAGGCTACTGTCGATCCTCCTGATCAGTGCCCAAATCTCCCGAGTACTTTTCCTCAGCCAACCCAATATGAATCCGGTAGTCCTGATCATAACCTGACACCTTGCTATGGTATTAAAATGGATGATAAGCTATACGTTGATAATACTTCAGTTGAGCTTCACCTGATTCAAACTAGTGTAGAGCAGCGCAAAATTTTGTTTGCTATGGGAAATGATGTTCAAGAAACTCATTCGTTTGATCTGACCAAAGATGAAGCATTTGGGTGTGACTGGGAAAGTTTAATCTCTGATGATGGTGAAGGATTGTTGATCTTTGATTCCTCCATGGAGCTGGAGGCCCAAATGGGAGAAGCTGAGAAAAGTATGGATGATGATGGGAATATATTTGCTTCTCTATTGACAAATTTCACAGAGAATGCTGATTGTTTACAGAAAATACAACCTGATATCTCCCATGGTTCTTGTGTCCATAATGTCAGCAATGACCCTTCATCAAGTTGTACTGAAGGTTGTAATATGGATCATGAAACAGATTGTGCCAAAAAAGTGCTGTCTGATACTTGCCAGGATCAG GTTGACATCCACCAACAACGAGGAATGCTTAGACGGTGTTTGGTTTTTGAGCTTGCTAGTGTTTCTAAAAAGAATCTCACGCCATCTACTTCTTCCTCCAAAGGCAAGAGAATCTGTGGAGCCAACAATTTGAAGCTTAAAACTACTCCATTACGTGCCTTGCCTGGGATCGGGTTACATTTGAATGCCCTTGCTACAACATCGAAGGATACAATGGTTACAAAAGATGCACCGACATCTGGAAAACAAGTAATCAGCATTCCAATTGATCCTCTTATATCAGAGACAACTGAGAGGGAAAATCCAACAAATTCCTTATCTGTTGGAAAGGATTCTGGCCCTGAGGATAGCGAAGGCCATCTCCAAATTGTTCCTTATGATGATCCAAAGGATGCAATCATTAATAACTGCGAGGAGTTGACTCAAGGTAGTCCAAAGAAGAAGAG ACGCAAGACACAAAGTGGAGGCGATAGTGAAGGATGCAAGCGTTGCAACTGTAAGAAGTCAAAATGTCTGAAACT CTACTGTGAGTGCTTTGCTGCTGGAGTCTATTGTTCTGAGCCCTGTTCATGTCAGGAGTGTGTTAATAAACCTGTCCATGAGGAAACTGTTCTAGCTACTCGTAAGCAGATAGAGTCTCGTAATCCGCTTGCATTTGCCCCAAAAGTTATTCGAACATCTGAATCTGGCCTCGAAGTAGGG GATGACGACAACAGGACTCCTGCTTCAGCGCGACATAAGAGAGGATGCAATTGTAAAAAATCAAATTGCCTGAAGAAATATTGTGAATGTTACCAG GGTGGAGTTGGGTGTTCAATTGGGTGCAGATGCGAAGGATGCAAGAATCTATTTGGAAGAAAGGATG GTACTCTTCCAAGTGCTGAGGGAATTGATCAAGCCGAGAAGGAAGCTGATGCATACATTAAGGAAGATGATAAACTAGAAGATGGACAACAAAGCACAAGCATTCAAATTGAGCATCATGCTCCAGGAAACATTTTGCCAGCCACACCATTGCGAAGTATCAG GCTACCAGTTGAAATGCCATTCTATTCAAGTTCAAAACCTCCACAACCAACTAGGCTTTTGATCGGACGCTCACCTGCGCTCTATGGCTCTCACATGATTCGGAAACCTGAATTTGTTCACCTTCAAACTAAGCTGGACAATGTCACCACAATTCTCGAGGATGATGACACTCCTGCAATTCTAAGATCCACTGCAACTTCCACCACTGGCATCAAGGTTTCTTCCCCTAATGGGAAGAGGGTTTCGCCTCCGCACACCGGAGTTGGTTTGACACCACCGAACCGCAAAGGCTGCAGGAAACTGATACTGAAATCAATCCCCTCCTTCCCATCTTTAAGCACTGATGATGCTGAACACTGA
- the LOC122047991 gene encoding leucine-rich repeat extensin-like protein 6 — MSTPHYVSLFSIAIFFLLLFLPLLVTPLEHDPPHDFLHEDPPSNPRLEKAYVALQAWKHVITEDPANLTIHWCGPHVCNYTGVFCAAAPDDPDEITVAGIDLNGGQIAGKLPEELGLLADLALFHINSNRFAGGLPDALRKMERLFELDVSNNELEGPFPAVVLDLPALRFLDIRFNRFSGEVPSRVFDLPLDALFLNDNDFSFTFPPNLGNSTVSVLVLANTRIAGCFPTSISAMAGTLTELLLLNASLSSCLPDAIGDLLNLTVLDVGFNALVGHLPASLGQLKKLEQLDVAHNNFSGEVPAAVCELPRLMNFTFSDNYFCGEPEVCSKVQDKDDRENCLPERPKQRPVEECAEFLAKPPPVCDSNGCIKPPSSPPPTEAKLHE; from the exons ATGAGCACCCCTCACTATGTTTCCCTCTTCTCCATTGCCATAttctttctcctcctcttcctcccccTCCTCGTCACTCCCTTAGAACACGACCCGCCTCACGACTTCCTCCACGAGGACCCCCCATCGAACCCGCGGCTGGAGAAGGCCTACGTGGCGTTACAGGCATGGAAGCACGTCATCACCGAAGACCCCGCCAACCTGACCATCCACTGGTGCGGGCCCCACGTCTGCAACTACACCGGCGTCTTTTGCGCGGCGGCGCCGGACGACCCCGACGAGATCACCGTCGCTGGCATCGACCTCAACGGCGGTCAGATCGCCGGGAAACTCCCCGAGGAGCTCGGCCTCCTCGCCGACCTCGCGCTGTTCCACATCAACTCCAACCGCTTCGCCGGCGGGCTGCCGGACGCCCTGAGAAAGATGGAGAGGCTGTTCGAGCTCGACGTGAGCAACAATGAGCTGGAGGGGCCGTTCCCGGCGGTGGTGCTCGACCTTCCGGCGCTCAGGTTCCTCGACATTCGCTTCAACAG GTTCTCCGGCGAGGTTCCTAGCCGAGTCTTCGACCTCCCCCTCGACGCGCTCTTCCTCAACGACAACGACTTCAGCTTCACCTTCCCTCCCAACCTCGGCAACTCGACTGTCTCCGTCCTCGTCCTCGCCAACACACGCATCGCCGGCTGCTTCCCCACCTCCATCTCCGCCATGGCCGGCACCCTCACGGAGCTCCTCCTCCTCAACGCCTCCCTCTCCTCCTGCCTCCCCGACGCCATCGGCGACCTCCTCAACCTCACCGTCCTCGACGTCGGCTTCAACGCCCTGGTCGGCCACCTCCCCGCCTCCCTCGGCCAGCTCAAGAAGCTCGAGCAGCTCGACGTCGCTCACAACAACTTCTCCGGCGAGGTCCCGGCGGCCGTGTGCGAACTGCCCCGACTCATGAACTTCACCTTCTCCGATAACTACTTCTGCGGCGAGCCGGAGGTGTGTTCGAAGGTCCAGGACAAGGACGACCGTGAGAACTGCTTGCCGGAGCGGCCGAAGCAGAGACCTGTGGAAGAATGCGCTGAGTTCTTGGCGAAGCCGCCGCCCGTCTGTGACTCAAATGGATGCATAAAGCCACCGTCTTCGCCGCCGCCGACTGAAGCAAAGCTCCATGAGTAA
- the LOC122047992 gene encoding uncharacterized protein LOC122047992 isoform X4 translates to MTSKRKILPRIRRSSFHNAPAAVYAVLYAKQKQVAPVPDSSTTSEALEVPMSPSPNLMELGNPRCVHLADGLIIQAVAAAAAAQSPKNGANFDCLVSRELNQNPCLKSIPNHGKLYEFVAMKYDTSRSDIVSCNSCSTESSYDSSMSSESFDVQRELQEMREEHGEELSTVGDI, encoded by the exons ATGACGAGCAAACGTAAGATTCTTCCCCGCATCCGCCGCTCCAGCTTTCACAATGCCCCAGCTGCTGTTTACGCCGTTTTATACGCGAAGCAAAAACAG GTTGCCCCTGTACCTGATTCTTCGACAACATCAGAAGCATTGGAAGTTCCCATGTCGCCCAGCCCAAACTTGATGGAATTAGGGAATCCTCGCTGTGTTCATTTGGCGGATGGACTTATCATTCAG GCTGTTGCTGCTGCCGCAGCTGCTCAATCTCCTAAGAATGGAGCCAACTTTGATTGTCTCGTATCAAGAGAG CTTAACCAAAATCCATGCTTGAAGTCGATCCCAAATCATGGCAAATTATATGAATTTGTGGCTATGAAGTATGATACAAGTAGAAGTGATATTgtttcatgcaattcatgctCCACTGAGTCCAGTTACGACAGTTCCATGTCCTCCGAATCCTTCGATGTGCAAAGGGAATTGCAGGAAATGAGGGAAGAACATGGAGAAGAATTGTCTACAGTTGGAGATATTTAA
- the LOC122047992 gene encoding uncharacterized protein LOC122047992 isoform X3 has product MTSKRKILPRIRRSSFHNAPAAVYAVLYAKQKQVAPIPYSSITSKASEIPNSRSSNLMKLGNPTSVAPVPDSSTTSEALEVPMSPSPNLMELGNPRCVHLADGLIIQAVAAAAAAQSPKNGANFDCLVSRELNQNPCLKSIPNHGKLYEFVAMKYDTSRSDIVSCNSCSTESSYDSSMSSESFDVQRELQEMREEHGEELSTVGDI; this is encoded by the exons ATGACGAGCAAACGTAAGATTCTTCCCCGCATCCGCCGCTCCAGCTTTCACAATGCCCCAGCTGCTGTTTACGCCGTTTTATACGCGAAGCAAAAACAG GTTGCCCCCATACCTTATTCATCCATAACATCAAAAGCATCGGAAATACCTAATTCTCGCAGTTCAAACTTGATGAAATTAGGGAATCCTACCTCT GTTGCCCCTGTACCTGATTCTTCGACAACATCAGAAGCATTGGAAGTTCCCATGTCGCCCAGCCCAAACTTGATGGAATTAGGGAATCCTCGCTGTGTTCATTTGGCGGATGGACTTATCATTCAG GCTGTTGCTGCTGCCGCAGCTGCTCAATCTCCTAAGAATGGAGCCAACTTTGATTGTCTCGTATCAAGAGAG CTTAACCAAAATCCATGCTTGAAGTCGATCCCAAATCATGGCAAATTATATGAATTTGTGGCTATGAAGTATGATACAAGTAGAAGTGATATTgtttcatgcaattcatgctCCACTGAGTCCAGTTACGACAGTTCCATGTCCTCCGAATCCTTCGATGTGCAAAGGGAATTGCAGGAAATGAGGGAAGAACATGGAGAAGAATTGTCTACAGTTGGAGATATTTAA
- the LOC122047992 gene encoding uncharacterized protein LOC122047992 isoform X1 — MTSKRKILPRIRRSSFHNAPAAVYAVLYAKQKQVAPIPYSSITSKASEIPNSRSSNLMKLGNPTSVVIILDSSKASEITNSPSSNLMELGNPSSINIVAPVPDSSTTSEALEVPMSPSPNLMELGNPRCVHLADGLIIQAVAAAAAAQSPKNGANFDCLVSRELNQNPCLKSIPNHGKLYEFVAMKYDTSRSDIVSCNSCSTESSYDSSMSSESFDVQRELQEMREEHGEELSTVGDI, encoded by the exons ATGACGAGCAAACGTAAGATTCTTCCCCGCATCCGCCGCTCCAGCTTTCACAATGCCCCAGCTGCTGTTTACGCCGTTTTATACGCGAAGCAAAAACAG GTTGCCCCCATACCTTATTCATCCATAACATCAAAAGCATCGGAAATACCTAATTCTCGCAGTTCAAACTTGATGAAATTAGGGAATCCTACCTCT GTTGTCATCATACTTGATTCATCAAAAGCATCGGAAATAACCAATTCTCCCAGTTCAAACTTAATGGAATTAGGGAATCCTAGCTCTATAAACATT GTTGCCCCTGTACCTGATTCTTCGACAACATCAGAAGCATTGGAAGTTCCCATGTCGCCCAGCCCAAACTTGATGGAATTAGGGAATCCTCGCTGTGTTCATTTGGCGGATGGACTTATCATTCAG GCTGTTGCTGCTGCCGCAGCTGCTCAATCTCCTAAGAATGGAGCCAACTTTGATTGTCTCGTATCAAGAGAG CTTAACCAAAATCCATGCTTGAAGTCGATCCCAAATCATGGCAAATTATATGAATTTGTGGCTATGAAGTATGATACAAGTAGAAGTGATATTgtttcatgcaattcatgctCCACTGAGTCCAGTTACGACAGTTCCATGTCCTCCGAATCCTTCGATGTGCAAAGGGAATTGCAGGAAATGAGGGAAGAACATGGAGAAGAATTGTCTACAGTTGGAGATATTTAA
- the LOC122047992 gene encoding uncharacterized protein LOC122047992 isoform X2, translating into MTSKRKILPRIRRSSFHNAPAAVYAVLYAKQKQVAPIPYSSITSKASEIPNSRSSNLMKLGNPTSVSIVAPVPDSSTTSEALEVPMSPSPNLMELGNPRCVHLADGLIIQAVAAAAAAQSPKNGANFDCLVSRELNQNPCLKSIPNHGKLYEFVAMKYDTSRSDIVSCNSCSTESSYDSSMSSESFDVQRELQEMREEHGEELSTVGDI; encoded by the exons ATGACGAGCAAACGTAAGATTCTTCCCCGCATCCGCCGCTCCAGCTTTCACAATGCCCCAGCTGCTGTTTACGCCGTTTTATACGCGAAGCAAAAACAG GTTGCCCCCATACCTTATTCATCCATAACATCAAAAGCATCGGAAATACCTAATTCTCGCAGTTCAAACTTGATGAAATTAGGGAATCCTACCTCTGTAAGCATT GTTGCCCCTGTACCTGATTCTTCGACAACATCAGAAGCATTGGAAGTTCCCATGTCGCCCAGCCCAAACTTGATGGAATTAGGGAATCCTCGCTGTGTTCATTTGGCGGATGGACTTATCATTCAG GCTGTTGCTGCTGCCGCAGCTGCTCAATCTCCTAAGAATGGAGCCAACTTTGATTGTCTCGTATCAAGAGAG CTTAACCAAAATCCATGCTTGAAGTCGATCCCAAATCATGGCAAATTATATGAATTTGTGGCTATGAAGTATGATACAAGTAGAAGTGATATTgtttcatgcaattcatgctCCACTGAGTCCAGTTACGACAGTTCCATGTCCTCCGAATCCTTCGATGTGCAAAGGGAATTGCAGGAAATGAGGGAAGAACATGGAGAAGAATTGTCTACAGTTGGAGATATTTAA